One Pseudomonas muyukensis DNA segment encodes these proteins:
- a CDS encoding GntR family transcriptional regulator, translating to MTFKAPDSLSEQIAHYLAERIIRGELAPGERIQEQKVTQALNVSRGSVREALLILERRHLVAILPRRGAHVTELDENSVRSLCTLMGEFYILLGNAVAEHWRSDSDLRPFLEIQQRLQQAHAGKDIKAFVADSFAVMRAAYPFANNPYLQETVENLQPAMSRAYYLALDQRQASMVDYLTLFASLLEAVVARDLPRIREVLTAYCQRSCELVLAALARA from the coding sequence ATGACGTTCAAGGCGCCGGACAGCCTCTCCGAGCAAATTGCCCACTACCTGGCCGAGCGGATCATCCGCGGCGAACTCGCACCCGGCGAGCGCATCCAGGAGCAGAAGGTCACCCAGGCCCTCAACGTCAGCCGCGGCTCGGTGCGCGAGGCGCTGCTGATCCTCGAGCGTCGCCACCTGGTGGCGATCTTGCCGCGCCGTGGCGCCCATGTGACCGAGCTGGACGAAAACAGCGTGCGCAGCCTGTGTACCCTGATGGGCGAGTTCTACATCCTGCTGGGCAACGCCGTCGCCGAGCATTGGCGCAGCGACAGCGACCTGCGCCCGTTCCTGGAGATCCAGCAGCGCTTGCAGCAGGCCCATGCCGGCAAGGACATCAAGGCCTTCGTCGCCGACAGTTTCGCGGTGATGCGCGCGGCCTATCCGTTCGCCAACAACCCATACCTGCAGGAGACCGTCGAGAACCTGCAGCCGGCCATGAGCCGTGCCTACTACCTGGCCCTCGACCAGCGCCAGGCCAGCATGGTCGACTACCTCACCCTGTTCGCCAGCCTGCTCGAGGCGGTGGTCGCCCGCGACCTGCCGCGCATCCGCGAGGTCCTCACCGCCTATTGCCAGCGCAGCTGCGAGCTGGTGCTGGCGGCGCTGGCGCGAGCCTGA